A genomic stretch from Candidatus Nitrososphaera gargensis Ga9.2 includes:
- a CDS encoding TIGR00266 family protein has product MQYQILKEPMTILDVQMSSGEKITAESGATVYIKGDIEIKTRTCEGGLLKKLKVTALGSESFIVNNYIAQGDCSIGVTGPPLGDIVRPDIKPGSDFIVQSGSYVASTQGVLLDTKWQGFTKGLFGSEFFMLKAMGQGDLFFNAYGGIMHKQLAASERI; this is encoded by the coding sequence ATGCAGTATCAAATTCTGAAGGAGCCCATGACCATACTTGATGTGCAGATGAGCTCTGGCGAAAAGATAACCGCCGAGTCAGGTGCAACGGTCTACATAAAAGGTGACATCGAGATCAAGACTCGGACGTGCGAAGGCGGGCTCTTGAAAAAGCTCAAGGTCACAGCTCTTGGCAGTGAGTCATTCATTGTCAACAATTATATCGCGCAAGGCGATTGTTCCATAGGTGTCACTGGTCCTCCGCTTGGCGACATTGTGCGCCCAGATATCAAGCCTGGCAGTGACTTTATCGTGCAGTCAGGCTCGTACGTCGCATCCACCCAAGGTGTGCTGCTGGACACCAAGTGGCAGGGCTTTACTAAGGGATTGTTTGGAAGTGAATTTTTCATGCTCAAGGCAATGGGTCAAGGCGACCTGTTCTTTAACGCATACGGCGGCATCATGCACAAGCAGCTGGCTGCGAGCGAGAGAATATGA
- a CDS encoding CBS domain-containing protein translates to MLPRLEYIKQARIRLGITQRKLAALTGVSTSMINQIESGRCKPSYDTARKIFEILGSLEGRTSMKAGDICSRRLISVQRDEKLHKAIDVMRDNSISQIPVFDSSRVVGILTEDGLAKVMVEKEEEDLKNMHVAQVMEPPPPIVDVSTPAKALIPLVRFAKCILVSEKGNVIGIVTITDTLKMVE, encoded by the coding sequence ATGCTGCCAAGGCTCGAATACATTAAGCAGGCCAGAATCAGGCTTGGGATTACCCAGAGAAAGCTTGCCGCCCTGACGGGCGTCAGCACCTCCATGATAAACCAGATCGAGTCTGGCAGGTGCAAACCAAGCTACGATACTGCAAGGAAAATCTTTGAAATACTGGGCTCGCTTGAAGGGCGCACTTCGATGAAGGCCGGCGACATCTGCAGCCGCCGCCTGATATCTGTCCAAAGGGACGAAAAGCTGCACAAGGCCATAGACGTCATGCGTGACAACTCGATAAGTCAGATCCCTGTCTTTGATTCTTCGCGAGTTGTGGGCATACTGACCGAGGACGGCCTTGCCAAGGTGATGGTGGAGAAGGAAGAGGAGGACCTCAAGAACATGCACGTGGCGCAGGTGATGGAACCGCCGCCCCCGATCGTTGACGTGTCGACTCCTGCCAAGGCTCTGATCCCGCTTGTAAGGTTTGCAAAGTGCATATTGGTAAGCGAAAAGGGCAATGTAATCGGGATAGTCACGATAACTGACACGCTCAAGATGGTAGAGTAG
- a CDS encoding eCIS core domain-containing protein, which yields MVDDDNMLGAKSSSIGSIDAATGRFMKERLGFNFDNVRIHTDEAAAKSAESIGAQAYTVGRDIFFGRNMYEPGTIRGKELLAYELVHVILQAQSTEIKPHRNFANSSTDSLRAEVSHSAPADEVHLRPVTFNRRTFEVRDVILNAAASRDVRTHGNLCAWPRSGSYYNYRKSGTWI from the coding sequence ATGGTAGATGATGATAATATGTTGGGAGCCAAATCATCTTCTATAGGATCTATCGATGCAGCAACAGGAAGATTCATGAAAGAACGCCTTGGATTTAACTTTGACAATGTACGAATTCACACAGACGAAGCAGCAGCCAAATCCGCCGAATCTATAGGAGCTCAAGCCTACACAGTTGGCAGAGACATTTTCTTTGGTCGGAATATGTACGAACCGGGTACAATACGCGGAAAAGAATTACTTGCTTACGAACTGGTACATGTCATACTACAAGCTCAGAGTACAGAAATTAAACCTCATCGCAATTTTGCGAACAGCTCTACAGATAGTCTTAGAGCCGAAGTTTCTCATTCTGCTCCTGCAGATGAAGTGCATTTGAGGCCCGTGACTTTCAACAGGCGTACATTTGAAGTCAGAGATGTAATTCTCAATGCAGCTGCCTCAAGGGATGTTAGAACACATGGAAATCTTTGTGCCTGGCCCAGATCAGGCTCATATTATAATTACAGGAAGTCGGGAACTTGGATATAA
- the prf1 gene encoding peptide chain release factor aRF-1, with protein MVNNNNNGDGKWDSVKRYKLTKMINELSSISGHGTELVTVYIPPRRPIFDVIAQLRNESGTASNIKSDLTRTHVQDALSRTIEQLKLFKETPENGLVIFCGAIPNDKGIGKEKIEIYPVIPPKPIQISLYRCDDHFWTDHLKEMMKDDKVIGILSIDTQETGIGILTGDRWEVVDTITSGVAGKHRQGGQSARRFERLRENELNEYYHRVADHVKKVFIDQYNVKGIILGGPGPTKENFLKEEYLDYRLQKSVIATIDSSYSGEEGVRELIEKAQKDGILQEYRVMEEKQLVKKFMSEVHSGRGLGIYGVHDVVRALEGGVADLVIVTDDISHVRLEFKCKACKNVQTKIVERAQVIATKQEYLTKPCPSCHATDIEPVEKDIVDYLNELATMTGARLEVISSKTEEGSQLASLGKIGAILRYKPM; from the coding sequence ATGGTCAATAACAATAACAATGGCGATGGCAAGTGGGATTCGGTCAAGCGGTACAAGCTTACAAAGATGATAAACGAACTGTCAAGTATATCTGGCCATGGCACAGAGCTTGTCACCGTTTACATTCCGCCCCGGCGACCGATATTTGATGTCATTGCGCAGCTACGCAACGAGTCCGGCACAGCCTCAAACATCAAGTCAGATCTTACTAGAACCCATGTGCAAGACGCGCTCAGCAGGACGATTGAGCAGCTGAAACTTTTCAAGGAGACGCCTGAGAATGGGCTTGTGATATTTTGCGGAGCCATCCCAAACGACAAAGGGATTGGGAAGGAAAAGATAGAGATATACCCTGTGATCCCTCCTAAGCCGATCCAAATCAGCCTGTACAGGTGCGACGACCACTTTTGGACGGACCACCTGAAAGAAATGATGAAGGACGACAAGGTCATTGGCATACTTTCCATAGATACGCAGGAGACAGGCATCGGCATACTGACGGGCGACCGGTGGGAAGTAGTCGATACCATTACGTCGGGCGTCGCAGGTAAGCACCGGCAGGGAGGCCAGTCTGCGAGGAGGTTCGAAAGATTAAGGGAAAACGAGCTGAACGAGTACTACCACAGGGTAGCCGACCACGTAAAGAAGGTATTTATCGACCAGTACAATGTCAAGGGCATAATACTCGGGGGCCCAGGCCCAACAAAGGAGAATTTCCTGAAGGAAGAATACCTCGATTACAGATTGCAAAAGAGCGTCATAGCCACCATTGACTCGTCGTACTCTGGCGAGGAGGGCGTGCGCGAATTGATAGAAAAGGCGCAAAAAGACGGCATCCTGCAAGAGTACCGTGTAATGGAAGAAAAGCAGCTGGTCAAGAAGTTCATGAGCGAGGTGCACTCGGGCAGGGGCCTTGGCATTTATGGCGTACATGACGTCGTCAGGGCTCTTGAGGGCGGCGTGGCCGATCTTGTCATAGTTACAGATGACATCAGCCACGTCCGGCTAGAGTTCAAGTGCAAGGCTTGCAAGAACGTGCAGACAAAGATAGTCGAACGGGCGCAGGTCATAGCCACGAAGCAAGAGTACTTGACAAAGCCGTGCCCGTCGTGCCACGCCACCGACATTGAACCTGTTGAAAAAGACATTGTTGACTACCTGAACGAGCTTGCAACAATGACTGGTGCCCGGCTTGAAGTCATTTCCAGCAAGACAGAAGAAGGGTCACAGCTTGCCAGCCTTGGCAAAATAGGCGCGATTTTGCGTTATAAGCCTATGTAG
- a CDS encoding Ig-like domain-containing protein has translation MADACAPVATTASISINEDNAVAFTLNGINPDAQPSFAAVSLQFSVVSGPFSGTLSGTTPNLTCTPNAGFSSTDSFTFGVNDGASNSTAATASITVSTNSGSSSDSEGSGGSGNGSSRKVILNPQTGKPSTITTTTYPESYFEENPLDKIQILYIP, from the coding sequence CTGGCGGATGCCTGCGCGCCCGTAGCAACCACCGCGTCTATCTCTATAAATGAAGACAACGCTGTGGCGTTTACACTTAACGGCATAAACCCAGACGCCCAGCCAAGCTTTGCAGCCGTGTCGCTACAGTTTTCAGTGGTGTCGGGGCCCTTTAGCGGCACCCTCTCTGGAACTACGCCTAACCTGACCTGTACTCCGAATGCAGGTTTCTCCAGCACTGACAGCTTTACTTTCGGGGTAAACGATGGCGCCAGCAATAGCACGGCTGCCACTGCGTCGATAACCGTCTCTACCAATTCTGGAAGCAGCAGCGACAGTGAAGGAAGTGGAGGGAGCGGCAATGGCAGCAGCCGCAAAGTGATATTGAATCCGCAGACTGGCAAGCCTTCCACCATCACCACTACTACATATCCAGAGAGCTACTTTGAAGAGAACCCGCTTGATAAGATTCAGATACTCTACATTCCTTGA
- a CDS encoding PUA domain-containing protein, translating into MERINTIARIIALISLKTFVLSKSETGELLDKLGSVWPQGVVPKVKSIKIYEVEEGRRLLIADETVAVQVQDSIVPFLGSKPEVLQRFPSVTVDMGAVKFVCNGAKVMRPGITNFDSFKKGDIVVVKDQTHGKALAVGVALEDSESAKAMAKGYVVENLHYISDKMWEAYKEI; encoded by the coding sequence ATGGAACGAATTAATACCATTGCCCGGATTATTGCTCTGATCAGCCTGAAGACGTTCGTGTTATCAAAAAGCGAAACTGGCGAGCTCTTGGATAAGCTGGGCTCTGTATGGCCACAGGGTGTCGTGCCGAAGGTTAAGAGCATTAAGATATATGAGGTTGAAGAGGGCAGGCGCCTGCTGATCGCTGATGAGACAGTTGCCGTGCAAGTGCAGGACAGCATCGTGCCGTTCCTCGGGAGCAAGCCAGAAGTGCTCCAGCGCTTTCCGTCCGTGACCGTTGACATGGGGGCCGTGAAATTTGTATGCAACGGCGCCAAGGTTATGCGGCCAGGTATTACTAACTTTGATTCTTTCAAAAAGGGTGATATCGTGGTGGTAAAGGACCAGACGCACGGCAAGGCTCTTGCAGTCGGGGTCGCCTTGGAGGACAGTGAATCAGCAAAAGCTATGGCAAAAGGCTATGTCGTTGAGAACCTGCATTACATCAGCGACAAAATGTGGGAAGCCTACAAAGAAATCTAG
- a CDS encoding Ntn hydrolase family protein, which yields MAFEFMPGATVVGISYNNGVILAAEKRVSFGNFVVNKNIKKTFSVTDHVGAACAGMVADMQVLVRQVEALAKIRKLETRRDVAPNSIAKLMSVIMFERRYFPLLTQVIVGGINTKPEIYTLDPLGSVLPDDYAAVGTGAEMALGIMDAEFKPNMTEEKAKELAVRAIRSAIQRDAASGDGIDVLVVSRTGHREETIPIRNA from the coding sequence ATGGCCTTTGAATTCATGCCCGGAGCGACAGTAGTCGGCATATCGTACAATAATGGCGTTATTCTGGCTGCAGAAAAGAGGGTGTCGTTCGGCAACTTTGTTGTGAACAAGAACATCAAAAAGACATTTTCAGTCACAGATCATGTTGGCGCTGCATGCGCCGGCATGGTGGCAGACATGCAGGTGCTCGTAAGGCAGGTCGAGGCTCTGGCCAAGATTCGCAAGCTTGAGACCAGACGCGACGTGGCGCCAAACTCTATCGCTAAGCTGATGTCTGTCATAATGTTTGAGCGAAGGTACTTTCCGCTGTTGACGCAGGTGATCGTAGGCGGCATTAACACAAAGCCTGAAATCTACACGCTTGACCCGCTAGGCTCTGTCCTGCCTGACGATTATGCCGCCGTTGGCACTGGCGCGGAGATGGCGCTTGGCATCATGGATGCCGAGTTCAAGCCCAACATGACTGAAGAAAAGGCCAAGGAGCTGGCCGTCAGGGCGATCAGGTCAGCAATCCAGCGTGACGCGGCAAGCGGAGACGGAATCGACGTGCTGGTCGTATCAAGGACAGGCCACCGTGAAGAAACAATACCGATCCGCAACGCCTAG
- a CDS encoding homoserine dehydrogenase — translation MRVIVVGFGVVGQSFAKLLLSRSADLYSKYGIKPRIVACVDNDGSAVAPAGLDLQRLLDAKKTKGTVGAYERGGKFSPLQVIESVEAEVVLECTPTNLNDGEPGTSHIITAMRTGKHVISVNKGPLALAFPSLIELANYNGVMLRFSGTVGGGTPILEFAKRCLKGDRITSFKGILNGTTNYILSKMEEGLTYESALQDASKKGYAEANPSLDVDGFDAAAKLVIMANWVMGMKVTMKDVKRTGITKVTVTDVKKAAQRGNAIKLIAACDSRQLDVTPSEVAKTDPICVNGTLNAVTFSSEHSGQQTIIGRGAGGMETASAVLRDLIEIRDTTFS, via the coding sequence TTGCGCGTAATCGTTGTCGGCTTTGGAGTCGTAGGGCAGAGCTTTGCCAAGCTGCTGCTGTCCAGATCAGCCGACCTGTACAGCAAGTATGGGATAAAGCCCCGCATAGTGGCATGCGTTGACAACGATGGCTCGGCGGTAGCGCCTGCCGGCCTTGACCTCCAGCGCCTGCTTGATGCAAAGAAGACCAAGGGGACTGTGGGTGCCTATGAAAGAGGAGGCAAATTCAGCCCGCTGCAGGTGATCGAAAGCGTCGAGGCAGAAGTGGTGCTCGAGTGCACGCCGACCAACCTTAATGACGGCGAGCCTGGAACTTCACACATAATCACAGCGATGAGGACTGGCAAGCATGTGATCAGTGTGAACAAGGGGCCGCTTGCCCTCGCATTCCCATCATTGATCGAGCTTGCAAACTATAATGGAGTAATGCTGCGTTTCAGCGGGACGGTTGGAGGCGGAACTCCCATTCTAGAATTTGCAAAGCGCTGCCTAAAGGGCGACAGGATAACGTCCTTCAAGGGCATATTGAATGGGACAACGAACTATATCCTGAGCAAGATGGAAGAAGGACTGACGTATGAAAGCGCGCTGCAGGATGCCTCAAAAAAAGGCTATGCCGAAGCAAACCCCTCACTTGATGTCGACGGCTTTGATGCCGCGGCAAAGCTGGTCATCATGGCAAACTGGGTGATGGGCATGAAGGTGACTATGAAAGATGTCAAGCGTACAGGCATCACCAAGGTGACCGTCACCGATGTGAAAAAGGCAGCACAGCGCGGCAATGCGATCAAGCTCATAGCGGCGTGCGACAGCAGGCAGCTTGATGTGACGCCGAGCGAAGTCGCCAAGACAGACCCGATATGCGTCAACGGCACGCTCAATGCAGTCACGTTTTCATCAGAGCATTCCGGCCAGCAAACCATAATCGGCAGGGGCGCAGGTGGGATGGAGACTGCAAGTGCAGTGCTCCGTGATCTGATAGAGATACGCGATACTACCTTTAGCTGA
- a CDS encoding ATP-binding protein has product MPTELKVHPSFFKEFATKTWVSPTEIVKELVENAFDEDATRVLVTVLNNGSIAVEDDAGMDQNGMEKFLLLGSPHKKVESISPKLKRIRTGRYGTGRLSFLTSFESMKIRTKRGNFAKAIVIDADVLDKLYTGNAKLDELKEPALKRDGTELVMTGAKIAVDMFRIMKEIRKLAVLRQPMFEVYIKTADKFKEWNFDGAQVIRAPDIQGHRIPVNLDGGRITGEIIIARRPLSDEERGIAVMVGNHIVTHSNFGFDTKLNRVTGFVRCDTLTTRFADKSAIIEDEEYAKFNQLMKTFVIDTVIPGLTEYEDVLITREESKIYREIDKVLGQAMVETLELEEEVQGYEMVEVKERVRTRKEEGGKHEHRAHAHASRQVADYEEIKPLPPASSGISKADHARQHTVSESGIIYEEGTAPEIAGEVVETVDEAQADGTVIRTRTVRKPILKKTFALKRIGYKVIPYEDETDSRYSFTTDNIVFVNKANPTYKAEAARGDEFLMRHVISIVAEAVAQEKHPEGKEALELQNRLVSEAIRIHDTNVLKR; this is encoded by the coding sequence ATGCCTACTGAACTAAAAGTTCACCCATCGTTTTTCAAGGAATTTGCCACCAAGACTTGGGTCTCGCCGACAGAGATTGTCAAGGAGCTTGTAGAGAATGCATTTGATGAGGATGCCACAAGAGTTCTTGTCACCGTTCTGAACAACGGATCTATTGCTGTCGAAGATGACGCAGGAATGGATCAAAACGGGATGGAAAAGTTTCTGCTTTTGGGCTCGCCGCACAAAAAGGTCGAATCGATTTCTCCAAAACTGAAAAGGATAAGGACGGGCAGGTACGGCACTGGAAGGCTATCATTTCTGACATCGTTTGAAAGCATGAAAATAAGGACAAAGCGCGGCAATTTCGCCAAGGCGATTGTCATTGACGCAGACGTTCTAGATAAACTGTACACCGGCAATGCCAAGCTTGACGAACTGAAAGAGCCGGCCCTAAAGCGCGATGGCACCGAGCTTGTCATGACCGGCGCCAAGATAGCTGTCGATATGTTCAGGATCATGAAGGAGATCCGCAAGCTGGCAGTGCTGAGGCAACCGATGTTTGAGGTTTATATTAAGACTGCTGACAAGTTCAAGGAATGGAACTTTGACGGCGCACAGGTGATACGTGCGCCCGACATCCAAGGCCACAGGATACCTGTCAACCTTGATGGTGGCAGGATAACTGGCGAAATCATTATTGCAAGGAGGCCGCTGTCAGATGAAGAGCGCGGCATTGCAGTGATGGTTGGGAACCACATCGTAACACACAGTAACTTTGGTTTTGACACAAAGCTTAACCGCGTCACCGGCTTTGTCAGGTGCGACACCCTAACGACAAGGTTCGCCGACAAGTCTGCAATCATTGAAGACGAGGAATACGCTAAGTTCAACCAGCTAATGAAGACATTTGTAATTGATACTGTCATCCCCGGCCTCACAGAGTACGAGGACGTGTTGATAACCCGGGAAGAATCCAAGATCTATCGTGAGATAGACAAGGTGCTTGGGCAGGCCATGGTAGAGACGCTAGAGCTTGAAGAGGAAGTGCAAGGCTACGAGATGGTGGAGGTAAAGGAGCGCGTCAGGACGCGCAAAGAAGAGGGAGGCAAGCACGAGCACAGGGCACATGCTCATGCGAGCCGCCAGGTGGCTGATTATGAAGAGATCAAGCCGCTCCCTCCGGCCAGCTCTGGTATTTCAAAGGCAGATCATGCGCGGCAGCACACGGTAAGCGAATCTGGCATCATCTATGAAGAAGGAACCGCTCCCGAAATCGCCGGCGAGGTCGTCGAGACAGTGGACGAGGCTCAGGCTGATGGGACAGTAATCAGGACAAGAACAGTGAGAAAGCCGATACTGAAAAAGACGTTTGCGCTCAAGAGGATCGGCTACAAGGTCATACCGTACGAGGACGAGACCGATTCCCGCTATAGCTTTACCACAGACAACATTGTGTTTGTGAACAAGGCCAACCCGACCTATAAAGCAGAGGCCGCAAGGGGAGACGAGTTCCTGATGAGACACGTCATCAGCATCGTCGCCGAGGCGGTGGCGCAAGAAAAGCATCCGGAGGGCAAGGAAGCACTTGAGCTCCAGAACCGGCTCGTTTCAGAAGCGATAAGGATACACGATACTAACGTGCTAAAGCGCTAA
- a CDS encoding Lrp/AsnC family transcriptional regulator: protein MKIDEMDLRLLNLLQKDSSVPLVRMASSLRVTEGTVRNRIKRLRRTGVIRKFTISVDSTAIGQNVVAFILLNAAPGRLADVAKRLSTIDAISEVYETHTYSDMLLKVRAKNSSDLADIIANRIKTVGGVVGTQVITVLNAWKE, encoded by the coding sequence TTGAAAATAGATGAGATGGACTTAAGGCTCTTGAACCTCTTGCAAAAAGACAGCTCTGTCCCGCTTGTGAGAATGGCAAGCAGCCTGCGCGTGACAGAGGGAACGGTCAGGAACAGGATAAAGAGGCTCCGCAGGACCGGCGTGATAAGGAAATTCACAATCTCTGTTGACTCGACGGCCATAGGCCAGAATGTAGTAGCGTTCATACTCCTCAATGCTGCGCCGGGCAGGCTGGCCGATGTTGCAAAAAGGCTCTCAACGATCGACGCAATATCTGAGGTGTACGAGACTCATACCTACAGTGACATGCTCCTCAAGGTGAGGGCAAAGAACTCAAGCGACCTCGCTGATATTATCGCAAACAGGATCAAAACAGTAGGCGGGGTCGTAGGCACTCAAGTGATAACTGTGCTCAATGCATGGAAAGAATGA